AAGAGCCTCTCTTGCGGCGCGCGGCACAAGTTCTCCTCGCGCACGATCGGCCGGCCCGAGGCGTCCAGCCCTTGCACGACATCCATCTCGCTCAACAATTGAATTAAATTCTTCGAGTCCGCGAGCGGCACGGGCACGTAGTGCGCGCCCCAGGGATAGGCGCTGACGTCGTTCTGGCCGCTGGCGCTCGTGCCGCCGAAGTGGTCTTCGAGCTCGAAGATCGAGAAGTCGCGCAGGCCGCTCCGCTCGAGCTTCCACGCAGCGGAGAGCCCGGCCATCCCCGCGCCGATGATGGCCACGCGGACCTTCTCCCGACGCACCGGCGGCGGCCGAAAGCCGTCGCGGAGCTTGTGGCCGCGCTCGGCGTTCTGGCCAAGGAGCTGTCCGTCGAAGCGCAGCTCGAGAGGCCGCTGCTTGCACGCGGCGAGCGCGGCGCCGGCGCCCAGGCACGCGGTCAGAAACTCGCGGCGCGAGAAGCTCACGCTAGTTCCAGCGCTTCCACTCGTCCTCGTAGTATTGAACGAGGATCTGATTGTCGAGTCTGTTGACCTCGGTCGGCACGCGGCTCATGTCGGCGGGAAACACGAACATCGCCTTCATGGCCTCGTCGGTGAGGAAGTGCAGCTCCACGGGCACCACGTGCTCGGGGACGTCGAAGGGCGTGTCCCGCGCGAGCATGAAGCCCCACTCGCCGAAGCTGGGCACGGCCACGTGGTATGCGCGGACGCTCATCCCCGCCGCTTCGAGCGTCTGGGCCACGCACCAGAACGAGTTGCGCGCCATCAGCGGGCTGGTGCTCTGGATCACCGCGGGCGCGCCAGGCTTGAGGGCCCTCTTCAACAGTTTATAAAAATGGGTGGTGTAGAGCTTGCCGAGCGCGAAGTTGTTCGGATCCGGGAAGTCGACGATCGCCGCGTCGAACTGGCCGTGGTCGCCCGAGAGCCACAGATACGCGTCCTCGTTGGCGATGTGCACGCGGCTGGAGTGGAAGCTGTCGCGGTTCTGCTCGCGAATCAGCGGAAAGGTCTTGGCCAGCTCGGTCATCGCCGGGTCGAGATCCACGAGCTGGATCTCCTCGAGCTCGGGGTACTTGAGCAGCTCGCGCGCGGCCAGGCCGTCACCGCCGCCGAGCACCAGCACGCGCTTCGCGTGCGGCGCCAGGCTCATCGCGGGGTGGACCAGGGCTTCGTGATAGCGGGCCTCGTCGGCGCTCGAGAATTGCAAATTGCCATTGAGGAAGAGTTGAAAGCTCGCGCGCCCGCGGGTGATCACGATGCGCTGGTACTGCGAGCTCTTCGCGAAGATCACCTCGTCGGCGTACATGCCCTCCTCGGCGAGCGAGGTGAGCTTGTTGGCATAGAGCACGCCCGCGCCGAGCACCGCCAGGATGACAACAGCCTTGATCTGCAAGTCACGCCGACGCGGAATCGCCGACGCCAGCAACTGCGTACTCCACAATCCAACCCCGGCGTTGAGGACGCCGAAGACGAGCCCCGTCCGCACGATGCCCAGTCGCGGCACCAGGAACATGGGGAACAGCAGCGAGGCCACGAGCGCGCCGACATAATCGACGGTCAGCACGCGGGCGATCAAATCCTTGAATGGAAATTGGTCCTTCAACACGCGCAGCAACAGCGGGATCTCGAGCCCCACCAGCGTCCCCACCGCGGCCACGAAGGCGTAGAGCACGCCGCGGAAGAACGACAGGTGCGCGAAGGCGAAGAACAGCGCGGGCGCGGCGGCTCCACCGACGACGGCCACGGCGAGCTCCACTTCCACGAAGCGCCGCGCGATCTGCGTATCCAACTTGCCGGAGAGCCACGAGCCCAGGCCCATGGCGCTGAGATAAACGCCAATGACCGTGGAGAACTGTGTAATCGAATCGCCCAGCAGATAGCTGGCCAGCGTTCCCGCGAGCAGCTCGTAGACCAGGCCGCAGACCGCGATCACCAGTGTGGTGAGCAGCAGCAGCTTGGCGTTGAGCGCCGCGGGTACCGGGCTGGCCGGGCTCTGGGCTTCGACGGTCATCAATTACCCATGAATGGCCGCGCTGATGATCAGCGAGAGGCCGATGATGATGGAGCCGATGAGGATGCCCAGCGCAGTGTTCTGGTCCTCTTCGATCTCCTTGCGCAGCGAGAACGGCGTGAGCTTGGCAATGATGAAGAAGGCCAGCGCGAAGACGAGGATGCCCACGAAGGAAAACACCAAGGCATCCAAGAGCGACGTCATCAAGTGTTCCGACATGAATCCCTCCCAAGTATCGATTCGCTACTTCCCGCCCGAGAAGCCGGTGTGCCAGAAGTGGTAGCTGCGGTAGCCGCCGGGCGAGCTGCGGACGCTGGGGTCCACGCGCTCGTGGGCCTCGTTGCCGAAGCGGTAGCCGGTCACGCTGGCCCAGGCGAAGAAGCCGAGCAGGCTCACGACCCAGATTCGATAGAACCAGACCATCAGTCGTCGTCCTCGCTGCTCGCGTGAATGGTGGGGTGCACGTTGGAGTTGTCCCAGCGCGCGCGCTCGAAGCTCGCCTTGTGCAAGAGGAACAGGAGCGGCCAGAGCAACAGCACGCCGACCATCAAGAGCTGGGTGATGCTGAAGGAGCTGCCCGTCACGCGCAGGCGCATGTTCGACGGGCTGTGTCCCGACTCCCACTGCAAGTCCGCGCGCACGATGGCCTTGCCGGCGCCGGGCGCGGAGACCACGTCGTCGCCAGTGCGGCTGCCCTCGCTCCAGCTCTCGCCGTCATCGACGCCGTAGTAATAAGAACTCTCAACTCCGAACGGCGAGCTCTCGCCGGTGTCGTCGTTGATGATCGCGCCCGCGGCATAGGTCCAGGTCTGGCTCACGTCGCTGGTGAGCTCCACATCGAGCGCCTCGTGGCCGTCGAGCGCGAACGGCTGCGAGATGAAGCTGTGCACCTTCTCGCCCTGCGGCCCCACGGCGTCCACGCCGCCGGCGAGCATGTTCAGCGCGGGGAAGCTCTGGTCCACGTAGATCGTCGACGGCCGCGCCGCGAGACCCACCACCAGCATCACCAGCACCGCCAGGCCGCCGAGCATCCAGTGGCTCATCGAGCGCCACGCGGCCTCGTACGGCCAGGGCTGCACCGCGCCCACGCCGATCTGCTGCGCCTGCACCAGCCCCGGCCTGTTGAAGGCCTGGGCGACCTCTTCGCGCGGCAAATGATCGATGTGGCTCCAGTTCACCTCGCCGGAGCTGCGCTCGCAGGAGAGCCCCTCGGGCGGGGCCACATAGTCGTCGAGCTTGGCGATGTCGCCCTGGGCGACCTCCCAGTAGAACTCGCCGAGCACGCGCTCCACGGTGCCCTTCACGCTGCCGAAGTGGCGGAAGCGGCGGCCGTTGAAGTCGGCGTCGTCGGCCACGTGCACCGTGGCGACGGAGATGGGCTGCGCGAGCTGCCAGTGGCCGTCGCTCTCCACCAGCCAGGAGAAGTCCTGCGTCTTCTCTTCCCAGAGCAGGTACTCGTCCCACGGGTAGCGGGTGCCGTCGACCTGGCAGGAGCGGGTCATGAAGCCCACCACCATCAGGTCGCGGCCGCGGAGCTTGCCGTTCGTCCCGAGCGGGATGCGCGGCTCGTGCTTGCCCTTGGCGATGGCCTCGATGACCTGGAACGCGCCCTGGCTGCAGTCGAGGAGGTTGTGGCAGCTCTGGCAGGTGACGCGGACGCTCTGCTCGGGCAAGAGCAGGCTCACCGGCGCGGCGCAGTTGGGGCACTTGAGCTTGTCGGCGGTGGGCTTTGCCGACTTGAGCTGTGCAGCGGGCGCGAGGCCGCCGAGGTGCAGCGACTCGAAAGGCACCTGCCGGCCCACGTAGAGCGCGGGCTGCGAGCCGGCGACGCCGAAGTCGAGCGTGGCGAAGCCGCCCTTCTCGCTCTCCATGTCGGCGGTGAGCGGGCTCTCGCCGAGGGTCACGTGGTCCGGCAGCTCGCCCTGGAAGCCCACGATCTGCGCGTGCTTCACGTCGCTCACGGTGAAGCGACCCAGGCCTTCGATGAAGAGGTTGGCGCCGGGCACCACGCCTTTTTGCGGCAACGGCCGCGGCGGGACCTTGAAGGTCACGTAGAAGCGGCCCTGCGCTTCCGCGAGCCAGCCCCAGCGGCCGTCGGCGAAGGCGATGTA
This window of the Deltaproteobacteria bacterium genome carries:
- a CDS encoding DUF350 domain-containing protein, which translates into the protein MTSLLDALVFSFVGILVFALAFFIIAKLTPFSLRKEIEEDQNTALGILIGSIIIGLSLIISAAIHG
- a CDS encoding polyamine aminopropyltransferase, whose translation is MTVEAQSPASPVPAALNAKLLLLTTLVIAVCGLVYELLAGTLASYLLGDSITQFSTVIGVYLSAMGLGSWLSGKLDTQIARRFVEVELAVAVVGGAAAPALFFAFAHLSFFRGVLYAFVAAVGTLVGLEIPLLLRVLKDQFPFKDLIARVLTVDYVGALVASLLFPMFLVPRLGIVRTGLVFGVLNAGVGLWSTQLLASAIPRRRDLQIKAVVILAVLGAGVLYANKLTSLAEEGMYADEVIFAKSSQYQRIVITRGRASFQLFLNGNLQFSSADEARYHEALVHPAMSLAPHAKRVLVLGGGDGLAARELLKYPELEEIQLVDLDPAMTELAKTFPLIREQNRDSFHSSRVHIANEDAYLWLSGDHGQFDAAIVDFPDPNNFALGKLYTTHFYKLLKRALKPGAPAVIQSTSPLMARNSFWCVAQTLEAAGMSVRAYHVAVPSFGEWGFMLARDTPFDVPEHVVPVELHFLTDEAMKAMFVFPADMSRVPTEVNRLDNQILVQYYEDEWKRWN
- a CDS encoding DUF4178 domain-containing protein, producing MTLAAPRTGQCPNCGANVEFKLGASRATVCTFCQAVVVRAGQDFQAIGKAGDVIPTGSKIGLQTKGSLDKVSFEVIGRIQYEWKSGVWDEWYIAFADGRWGWLAEAQGRFYVTFKVPPRPLPQKGVVPGANLFIEGLGRFTVSDVKHAQIVGFQGELPDHVTLGESPLTADMESEKGGFATLDFGVAGSQPALYVGRQVPFESLHLGGLAPAAQLKSAKPTADKLKCPNCAAPVSLLLPEQSVRVTCQSCHNLLDCSQGAFQVIEAIAKGKHEPRIPLGTNGKLRGRDLMVVGFMTRSCQVDGTRYPWDEYLLWEEKTQDFSWLVESDGHWQLAQPISVATVHVADDADFNGRRFRHFGSVKGTVERVLGEFYWEVAQGDIAKLDDYVAPPEGLSCERSSGEVNWSHIDHLPREEVAQAFNRPGLVQAQQIGVGAVQPWPYEAAWRSMSHWMLGGLAVLVMLVVGLAARPSTIYVDQSFPALNMLAGGVDAVGPQGEKVHSFISQPFALDGHEALDVELTSDVSQTWTYAAGAIINDDTGESSPFGVESSYYYGVDDGESWSEGSRTGDDVVSAPGAGKAIVRADLQWESGHSPSNMRLRVTGSSFSITQLLMVGVLLLWPLLFLLHKASFERARWDNSNVHPTIHASSEDDD